Proteins found in one Triticum urartu cultivar G1812 chromosome 4, Tu2.1, whole genome shotgun sequence genomic segment:
- the LOC125554018 gene encoding probable carboxylesterase 17 translates to MIRRRMGALHVGEPRVSFQQQVGKNGGGHGAVVEEIHGLIRVYKDGHVERLPAIPDVPCTWGSTAAGSGVLARDVAVDRATGVWARLYAPAAAAGKVPVVVYFHGGGFSVGSAAWSCYHEFVAQLPARAGCAVMSVDYRLAPENRLPAAFDDGLTALRWLRQQAGRNNAAASDEVSWWRGRCRFDRVFLMGDSAGAAIAFHVAARAGQGQLGALAPLSVKGAVLIQPFFGGEARTASEKSMPQPAGSALSLSTSDSYWRMALPAGAGRDHPWCNPLARGAPRLEALALPAVLVCISEADILRDRNLELCRALRKAGKSVEQATYGGVGHAFQVLHNCHLSQPRTQEMLAHIRAFVSARSS, encoded by the coding sequence ATGATAAGGAGGAGGATGGGGGCACTGCACGTCGGCGAGCCGCGGGTCAGCTTCCAGCAGCAGGTCGGCAAGAACGGCGGGGGCCACGGCGCCGTCGTGGAGGAGATACACGGGCTCATCCGCGTGTACAAGGACGGGCACGTGGAGCGCCTCCCGGCGATCCCCGACGTGCCCTGCACGTGGGGCTCGACGGCCGCCGGGAGCGGCGTCCTCGCGCGCGACGTGGCGGTCGACCGCGCCACGGGGGTGTGGGCGCGCCTGTACGCGCCGGCCGCCGCGGCGGGGAAGGTCCCCGTGGTGGTCTACTTCCACGGCGGCGGGTTCAGCGTCGGCTCCGCGGCGTGGAGCTGCTACCACGAGTTCGTCGCCCAGCTCCCCGCGCGGGCGGGCTGCGCCGTGATGTCCGTCGACTACCGCCTGGCGCCGGAGAACCGGCTGCCCGCGGCCTTCGACGACGGGCTCACGGCGCTGCGGTGGCTGCGGCAGCAGGCGGGCAGAAACAACGCCGCCGCCTCCGACGAGGTCTCCTGGTGGCGCGGCCGGTGCAGGTTCGACCGCGTGTTCCTGATGGGCGACAGCGCGGGCGCCGCCATCGCGTTCCACGTCGCGGCGCGGGCCGGGCAGGGCCAGCTGGGCGCGCTGGCGCCGCTCTCAGTGAAGGGGGCCGTACTGATCCAGCCCTTCTTCGGCGGGGAGGCCCGCACGGCGTCGGAGAAGAGCATGCCGCAGCCAGCGGGGTCGGCGCTGAGCCTCTCCACCTCGGACAGCTACTGGCGCATGGCGCTCCCGGCGGGCGCCGGGCGCGACCACCCCTGGTGCAACCCGCTGGCCCGCGGCGCGCCCCGGCTGGAGGCCCTGGCGCTGCCGGCCGTGCTGGTGTGCATCTCGGAGGCGGACATCCTGCGCGACCGGAACCTGGAGCTGTGCAGGGCGCTGCGCAAGGCCGGCAAGAGCGTGGAGCAGGCGACGTACGGCGGCGTGGGGCACGCCTTCCAGGTGCTCCACAACTGCCACCTGTCCCAGCCGCGCACGCAGGAGATGCTCGCCCACATCCGGGCCTTCGTCAGCGCCAGGTCCAGCTGA